Proteins encoded together in one Salmo salar chromosome ssa08, Ssal_v3.1, whole genome shotgun sequence window:
- the LOC106609968 gene encoding SLAM family member 5 isoform X2 produces MNHLFGWTLMLLYFDTDVLCVSQPTVQSETQRVNGIVGQSFSFPERVIKSANLLYGELGSIANVYPGKEGKITLGKRFENRINLNSDTRYFTLSDLKIDDAGVYTVENTDEGEKNKFELTVYNFVSKPQVTECDSSSCSVVCCVHNEKEVTLTLYRGEELLNQTSSPDLTKDLSLRLEVEGKDYNSTYSCVAFNPISNETVPIPKCCSKDGHPNDADSDERGRGILIIAVICVLVALGLVGLAIYLKKSRNGQPKDSSQKVQVDIVYATITPKKQADNQEERTGVPELDSLRDKPKLTSVYDTLQSHRMAASGDVDTA; encoded by the exons taCTCTGTGTTTCCCAACCAACAGTCCAGTCTGAGACTCAGCGGGTGAATGGCATCGTGGGACAGTCGTTCTCTTTTCCAGAGAGGGTGATCAAGTCTGCCAATTTACTTTACGGAGAACTTGGCAGTATTGCAAATGTGTACCCTGGTAAAGAAGGCAAAATCACCCTCGGGAAGAGATTTGAAAATCGTATCAACTTGAACAGTGATACAAGATACTTCACTCTGTCAGACCTTAAGATAGACGATGCTGGGGTTTATACTGTGGAGAATACAGatgaaggggaaaaaaacaaatttGAGCTCACTGTataca ATTTTGTTTCCAAACCTCAGGTGACAGAGTGTGACAGCAGCtcctgtagtgtggtgtgttgtgtgcacAACGAAAAAGAGGTGACCTTGACCTTGTACAGGGGAGAGGAATTACTAAACCAGACCAGCAGTCCTGATCTCACCAAAGATCTATCTCTCCGTTTGGAGGTAGAGGGAAAGGACTACAACTCCACTTACAGCTGTGTGGCTTTTAACCCTATCAGTAATGAGACAGTTCCTATCCCAAAATGTTGCAGCAAAGATGGTCATCCTAATGATGCAG ACAGTGATGAGAGGGGTCGGGGTATTCTTATTATTGCTGTAATCTGCGTTTTGGTTGCCTTGGGGCTGGTTGGACTTGCAATCTATCTAAAGAAGAGTAGAAATGGACAACCAAAAG ATTCATCTCAAAAAGTCCAAGTTGACATTGTGTATGCAACGATAACTCCTAAAAAACAAGCAGATAATCAG GAGGAGCGAACAGGTGTACCAGAACTGGATTCACTTAGAGACAAACCAAAACTGACATCAGTTTATGATACACTCCAATCACATCGTATGGCTGCCAGCGGGGATGTTGACACAGCATGA